In Acaryochloris thomasi RCC1774, a genomic segment contains:
- a CDS encoding sensor histidine kinase yields the protein MTRRATETIFTTSPSIPKILRYLEWLFLSIIALRILFPILYPSFAYEGDIGDLLVFVVFGLLAILSFWFPIHRPLWQRRIYIWVEIGCLLSTRLWSHWGLDLLLYLIIVKSCFLLSQREVIFTTIASGTAWHMVLVQYFVTRFSQPIEVMQAEIEEFYAIPHPLAIFNLVLNNVSIFITASSLLILLGFTIISERKSRYREADLAREVEILAADLERTRIARDIHDSLGHTLTSLDVQLELAQRLYERKSDQVQQALNTSKMLAGQSVREVRRAVTTMREEAFDLNLALTRLIESLTSEPSSLTVETKIDLPKLPLQTSHQLYCIVKEGLENIRRHSQAQFITLQGQTSSTGVTLMLEDNGIGFDLTQSTAGFGLRGMRERAQLIGGSIQVNSTPGKGTCLQVTVPQ from the coding sequence ATGACCCGCAGAGCAACGGAGACTATCTTCACGACATCCCCCTCAATCCCTAAAATTCTGCGGTACCTAGAGTGGCTTTTTTTAAGCATCATCGCCCTCAGGATTCTATTCCCAATTCTATACCCGTCCTTTGCCTACGAAGGCGATATCGGGGACTTACTTGTCTTTGTCGTGTTCGGGCTGTTGGCAATTCTGAGCTTTTGGTTCCCCATTCATCGTCCCCTTTGGCAGCGGCGCATTTATATCTGGGTCGAAATTGGCTGCCTTTTATCGACTCGCCTATGGTCGCACTGGGGCTTAGATCTGTTGCTGTATCTCATCATTGTGAAAAGTTGCTTTCTGCTCAGTCAGCGGGAAGTCATCTTCACGACGATTGCTTCTGGTACTGCGTGGCATATGGTTTTAGTTCAATACTTTGTGACGAGATTTTCGCAACCTATTGAGGTCATGCAAGCTGAGATAGAAGAGTTTTATGCAATTCCTCACCCCCTCGCTATTTTTAATCTTGTCCTCAACAATGTCAGCATTTTCATTACGGCCAGCTCCTTGCTCATATTGCTGGGTTTTACGATCATCTCTGAACGGAAAAGCCGTTATCGAGAAGCAGACTTAGCTCGGGAAGTCGAGATTCTAGCGGCGGATTTAGAGCGCACCCGGATTGCCCGCGATATTCATGATTCCCTCGGACACACTCTTACGTCTCTCGACGTGCAGCTAGAACTAGCGCAACGGCTCTATGAACGAAAGTCTGACCAGGTTCAGCAGGCTCTGAATACCTCGAAAATGTTGGCGGGGCAATCGGTACGGGAGGTCCGTCGTGCCGTGACGACCATGCGAGAGGAAGCGTTTGATCTCAATCTGGCCCTGACTCGCCTGATAGAATCTTTAACCTCTGAGCCATCATCTTTAACAGTCGAGACTAAAATTGATCTACCCAAACTGCCGCTGCAAACCAGTCACCAGCTTTACTGCATCGTCAAAGAAGGATTAGAGAATATCCGCAGACACAGTCAGGCTCAGTTCATTACCCTGCAGGGACAGACTTCATCTACAGGTGTCACTCTCATGTTGGAAGACAATGGCATTGGCTTTGATTTGACTCAGTCAACCGCTGGATTTGGCTTACGAGGCATGCGGGAGCGAGCGCAGTTGATTGGCGGCTCGATACAGGTCAATAGTACGCCTGGAAAGGGAACCTGCCTGCAGGTCACGGTGCCGCAATGA
- a CDS encoding response regulator transcription factor — protein MIRLLLTDDQPIFRQGLASLLSLEEDLEVVGEANHGQDAIALTHRLQPDVVLMDVRMPICDGVQATQEIHARYPWIRILVLTTFDDDEYVFQSLQAGALGYLLKSTPAPEVAAAIRHLHQGYSQLGPTIAPKVFSHLDPHMGHEQTDYNQFSERELEILRLLGQGQSNREIAAALNLTEGTIKNHMTNIFCVLDVRDRTQAALWAHQYLLT, from the coding sequence ATGATTCGACTCTTGCTGACTGATGATCAGCCGATTTTTCGTCAGGGTCTCGCGTCGCTTCTCTCCCTTGAAGAAGATTTAGAGGTCGTGGGTGAAGCCAATCACGGGCAAGATGCGATCGCACTTACCCATCGTCTTCAGCCTGATGTCGTGCTAATGGATGTGCGGATGCCCATCTGTGATGGCGTCCAGGCCACTCAAGAAATTCATGCCCGCTATCCCTGGATCCGGATTCTGGTTTTGACCACCTTTGATGACGATGAGTATGTGTTTCAGTCGCTGCAGGCGGGAGCATTAGGATATCTGCTCAAAAGTACGCCCGCCCCAGAGGTTGCAGCGGCCATCCGCCATCTGCATCAGGGATACAGTCAGCTTGGCCCTACCATTGCGCCCAAGGTTTTTTCTCACCTCGATCCGCACATGGGTCATGAACAAACAGACTATAACCAGTTTAGTGAGCGAGAACTGGAGATTCTTCGGCTTTTAGGTCAGGGACAAAGCAACCGCGAGATTGCCGCAGCCCTGAATCTGACGGAGGGGACGATCAAAAATCACATGACGAACATCTTTTGTGTGCTGGATGTACGAGATCGCACCCAAGCGGCCCTTTGGGCGCATCAGTATCTGCTGACTTGA